agcacagcacagaaacagacactttgatccacctcatccacgctgaccagatatcctaaataaatccatttgattgccagcatttggcgatatccttctaaatcttttctactCATCTACCCGTCCagctgtcttttaaattttgttattgttccagcctccaccactccctctggaagCTTATTCAATACACACATCACCCTTTATGTGAAAAtgtgtcccttaggtcccttttaaatctttccactctcaaactaaacctatgtcctctaattttggactttcCCACCTTGgcgaaaagaccttgtctatttacccaatccttgttcctcatgattttataaacctctatgaggtcaacCTCAGTCTCTGATCAGTAGATATACAGTGCCATCCTGAAAATTCCCCCCCAACTCAACACTGTCATCTAATATACTACCTCTACACATCCAGCACTCAACAGAGCATGGGAGAATTTAAATAGGATAAGTGGATTGGGCTAAGCAAGTTGGATGGGATGAGTCTCATTTGGAGCTTAATCACCGGTTTGCATGTTTGCCATGCATGACACGGCTCTGTGCAATGTACTCTATGTAGAAATTGATTGGAAAAATGGGGATAAGTTACTTCAGGGATGTAAGTGACCTAATCTCACACCCTATTAACCACTATCTGTATGAGGTTAGTGGAAAAACAATTGTTTTATGTACAGATATCTCACACCACCTTACAAAGCTGAGGCAAAAACTTTGTTGAAAAGATGGATCTTGAGAATGAATGCAGTGGAGGAAGTGACATTGTGGAGATATGAAAGccacagaaacatttcaaaataaaaatgttgaattCAGACCTATGGAACATAAGGAGCTTAAAAGATTTCAGGGTATGAAGTTTGAAAGGTGAAATTTAACTGTTGTAGAAAAAAGCCACCTAAGCAGTAAAAACAATGAGAAAATTCTGAAAGGGATTTTGATGGTGGGTGTTTAAGTCAAGATGTTAAATAAGTAGAGGCTACATCAGAACATAAGAGCAAGAGAAGACCATGAAAGTCCTTAAGCCTACTTCACCATTTGTGACTTTCAGTCGATCTTTCAAAAGATCAGAAGTTGATGGAGGGTGCCTGCGTATTCTCTTTGCCTGGTCCCTATGTTCCAGGTGGTAGTCAACTCAGCTGATTCACTTCCCATTATAGCTGAATCAGCTATCATGGCAAATGGACTGGTTGATTTGGTCACCACCTGGAACACTGGGTCCAGGCCAGGAAGATATACAAGCACCCTCCTTCAACTTCTGATCTTTCTAAAGATCAACTGTTAAGTCAAGAATGCATGGCATGATCTTGGGATATTGATGTAAATGTGCAATAGTGATTGTTACAGTATAAGTAACAAATATGGGAGAATATGCAGTGAAAATGCATTGATGGATGGTTCCTGGGCATGTACATCTATTTGACAAAAAATTATTGTCTCCTGGAAGACTAAAAAAAACAGCTGAAATGATACGGTATACAGTAGATGTTAGGTACACATTACACGtagagaaactgactttaaaaccATGAAAGTGGTCGTAACAAAAAGgagataaaattaaaataaaaagagtGATTTGCTGTTAGGTCAAAATGTAAGCGATGAAGGGGTGTGAACTTGGAGGAGGGAGGATTATGGTGAGCTGATTGTCAGCCATCATATGACATGCGATTACCTCAACTTCAATGTTGGAATGGGACATGTACCCAGTGTACAAATCAGTTTGTAAAATCGTCTGATTTATGTTTATACAGGCTCACTCAGTGGGTTACTATGTAAGAatagtggtaaggaaaagccagggaattattagaccagtgagcttgacatcagGGGTGGGCAACtttgttggagggaatcttgaggaacaggatttacgtgtaaatggaaaggcaaggactgattaaggatagtcaacatgactttgtgtgtgggaaatcatgtctcactaatttaattgcattttttgaagtaatgaagaggactgatgagggcagagcggtggaagtgacctatatggacttcagtaaggcactcgacaaggctcctcatggtagactggtcagcaaggttagatcacattggaatacagggaaaactaatcaattggatacaaaactggttcaaaaatagaagacagagggtggtggtggaagtaataatgggaactgcagatgctggagaatccaagataacaaagtatggagctggatgaacatagcaggccaagcagcatctcaggagcacaaaagctgaagttttgggcctagacccttcatcagagagggggatggggagagggaactggaataaaaagggagagatggggaggcggaccgaagatggagagaaaacaagataggtagagaggagagtataggtgaggaggtggggaggggataggtcagtccagggaagatggacaggtcaaggaggcaggatgaggtagtaggtaggaaattgaggttcggcttgaggtgggaggaagggatgggtgagaggaagaacaggtgagggaagcagagacaggctgggctggttttgggatgcagtggggggaggggacgagctaggctggttttgggatgcagtgggggaaagggagattttgaattttcagactggaggcctgcgaccagcagtgtgccagaTGGGTTGGTGCTTTTCATACTTTATATatattatttggatgtgaacatgggaggtattgatagtaagtttgcagatgacactaaaattggaagtATTAGTGGACAACTGGTATGCCATAGGGACGAGTGCTGTGGCCACATTTATTTACAAAttacttggatgaagaaagtgaatgtactacagCAAgcattgcagatgacacaaaaatgatGCAAATAGTTTGCAGATGGATATAAATgggttaagcaagtgggcaaaagcttggcagatagaatataatgtgaaaTGTGAGGTTACACACTTTAGTAAAAAGAACAGAGGAGCTAAATTATTTAGAACTGTGAAGAAAACTACAGAATAGAGGAATTTGGGAGTGTCAAAAAGCAAGCATTCAAGTTCATTGGATAATAGGGAATGTAAGAGGaatattgacctttatttcaaggtaaaaagacttttttcccagggtggaaatgactattacgtgGGAGTATAATTTTAAGGAACTTGGAGGAAGgtaaaggggagatgtcagaggtaggttctttacacagagagcggtgggcgtgtggaatgcgcttccggcaatggtagtggagtcagttggtttagaggcttttaagcgactcttggaaaagcacatggaggatagtaaaatgtagagtattcagggtagtttgatctcagtaggataataggttggcacaacatcgtgggctgacgGGCTttactgcgctgtattgttctatgttctaatgtaaaAGTGGGAAGGATTTGTTAAATCTATCCAAGGCACCGTTCAAACCACAGCCAGAATATTGTGCACAATTTTGGGCCCACGTCTAAGGAAAGATGCACAAACACTGGTGGCAATCCAAAGAGGGCTCACTCGGCTGATACCAGTTACAgagggactgttttatgaggCAAAGTTTGGACCTGTACTTACTGAAacaaacaagaatgagaggttaccgcattgaaacatacaagattcctaGGGGACTTGAAAGGGCAGATGTtggaaggttgtttccccttgtgggagaatctaagacatgagggcacaatctcagactAATGGATTGAATGCTTGAATCAGAGATTAAGAGGAATTTATTCtcgcagagggcagttaatttGTGGAATTTCTCGAGGCTGAATCATTAAGTGCactcaaggctgaggtagatagatttttaatcaaataAAAAAAGAAGCTGTGAATGTTGATGATCTGAAACAAGAGTAGAGAATTCTGGAGATAATCAGCAGGTCTGTAAGCAGCTGTGGAGAGTGAACaggttaacatttcgtgtccagtgacccttcttcagatttttaatcagtaaggaatcaagagttatggggaaaaaaggcagaaaagtggagttgaggatatcAGACCatcaatgatcttattgaatggcagtgcagacacAGTAGGTtgaatggcataattctgctctTGTGGCATATGGTTTATGATTTGCTTATGCTGGATGTTTTGCAATGGTTTAAATACATCTTCTTTGGTCATCAAGTCCTGGAGAGGGATGTAAGACTGGACCTTCTTGCTGAGAGGCAAGGAAGCAATCCTCTGCATCTTAAGACCTGCTCTTGCTACAATTATCCTGTGTAATTTTGTTTCATAGGGAAAATAGAAGATAATCTGAATCATTGAAACATAATTCAATTTATAAGGACAATTGGAAGTTGTTACTTATTTGAAAATAAACAGCCAAGAAAATATTCGCTCTTCTTATCCCGGAATTATTTAGATGCTTCAGGGAACAAATGCATTGCCCACCAAGCTGTACAAAGCAGGATAGTCTTAGGTTCGATCTTAGTCTTTGTCATGTTAGGTGGTTTCAGAGCTgcagctgacaagtggcaatgcTCATCAATATCCCTGGAGTGTAGAAGCAAATATCAAACACGGTTTGTGTTCCCAATCATTATCCAGTGACCCCCAACTTAAAAGCAGTCATGGCAAAGACATGAAGATGACAATGGGCTCAGGTATGAGTATGACGCTTCCTGTAACAAAATACTCTGATGGTCACCGAGTAACCTGTTCGTGAAGAGTAACCAGTTTGATGTAGAATAAGAATGTGTTCATCTTTATGGAACTCAACTGCATGAAGGACCAGTACCTTCTGgacaaaaaaaacttacaaatttgaattacttctttaaaaaatcattcacaggacaGGGGCATTGCTGGCTGCGCCAACACTTCTTGCCCAGGAGAACGTGGCAGCCATTTCAGTTCATGTGTTGTTAGAGCACCACGGTGCTTTTAGGGAGGGGTTTCCAGAATTTATGACCCAGGAACAGCAAAGGAAGGGTGACctaattccaaatcaggatggtgtgaagATTGGAGGTCCAGAGACAATTTTAGCCAAACTGTCATAAGGCAGCTGCTGCAAAATATCTGCTTCCACTAGCCAGACTGTGAAAGCCTTTGGTTTAGGGTGTTATATAGTAAGGGGATATGATCAGCTGACACAGTTATAACGATTGTTGCAATCacagagaaaaacattttcaattcAGGTAGATGTCTTTAGGAGAGAGAAGGACCAGTAGCAGTTTGACGGTGAGTTTGTGACATTGCCACCTGAAGGTAAGTCTGTTTTGCTGCTTCCCTGGGCAGAGTGAAGCGAGGTCACGAAGAACAGGAGGGAGACAAATCAGACAAAGCTGGGATATAAAAAGCTTCAGAGTGACATTGGCAGGTGCATTGGGGTGGGTCACCAGTGTCAGATTGGAAATGGGAAGTTGATGGCTCcaaataaaaaaagagaaaatccaCTTTAAATAAACTCCGAGGCCTGAGTAGACTTGCTACATACAGGCAAAATTGACGTACGTGAATAGTTCAAGGGTGCTGTAATTGGTCTCCCGTTGTGTCCTCCACTAGCGGAGGCGGAGCTGTGGCTGGTTCATTCATCCATGAAACTTTGACCGGGGCAGAGTTCGCCTGTACTTTGTAAAGCTCCAGAGGGATTTCTAACTTCTTTGGTAAGAATGGAGTGGGTTCTCTTGCGCTGTTTGCCCTCTTTGCTGCGGCCAGAGTATCGCTATGCTCAGTTTCTGCAGACTGTGTCCCGCTGCAGCTCCTCCTCGTCTCGGTTTAATGTGCCACCAAGCGCCGCTGAGATCGCTCGGCCGGTTGGAATTTGCTCCATGATGCGCCTGCCCACACAGGACTCTTCACAGGGCCTGGATGCCGCTTTTGTTGGAGTTCCTCTAGACATTGGCACCTCGAACAGGCCCGGAGCCAGGTAGGATACAAGCCAATAGACAATCAATCATTCAGTCACTAATTGAGGGTATGCCAAACGGAATAAATATGCTCAGGTTTAATGAACAGGTTTAGTGCTAATGTCTGAATGTTACGGTCTGAACAGCACAACCCCATTTGCGAAAATGGTATTTTTCCCCCCCGCTTCACCTTCGACCTCCCTTGGAAGGTTGTGAATTTGTTCTGTCTACGTGGAGATATCAGCTAAAGGGCTGGGAAAAGCAACTTATGTCACtccatgaaaaaaaattacataacATATATTTGCAAGGGAGTCTAATTAATGGCATAAGAAGAGGAAATGCTGGTATAATTCAATGGGTGTCTCTGCCACCTTTAGATACTCTGCCACAGCAAATTAAGAACAAAAGGAAAATTGCCAATTGATAAAACAACTCACATCCTGTCTTCTTTTCACTTGACGGATGGATGCAAAGTGAACACCAAGGCTTAAGCACTTAAGAATGATTCTCATCTGGGATTCTTCGATGATGATCAAGAGCTGCTGAGCAATTGTTGTGGGAAGCAATGGgttaatggtattattgctggactgttaatctggagacctagGTAACATCCCGGCTACCTGGTtttgaatcctgcaatggcagatggtggaatttgaatttattaaatatctggaattaagaatctaatgatgaccgtaaaCCCTGACCATAGATTGTCAGGGGGAAAAaagacccatctggctcacttatgtccttgagggaagaaaactgctatccttatctggtttggcatacatgtgactcccgatctacagcaaagtggttgactctgaactgccctctcactaattagagatgggcagtaaatgctgcctggtcagtgatgccctcattctgtgaatgaattttttaaaaaaaatcttatggTTTAAAGATCAAATTGGCAAAATCAAATTCCAAGGTTTTACATTGCCTGGGGGATTCTGTTTCACAGTGTCATTATATTGAGAATGAGGGAGGGAAATCTTTCAATTCTATTTTTCCATTTAGATTTGGACCCAGGCATATCAGAGCTGAGTCGGCCATGGTCAGAGCCTATAATGGTGGCACCAGGGCAGCCCCTTTTGAATCTCTTATGGTGGCTGATATTGGTGATATCAACGTGAATCTTTATGACCTGAAGGACAGCTGCAGGATGATCAGGAAAGCTTTCAAGAAGATTGTGTCCACAGGCTGCATACCTTTGACACTGGGTATGGTTTTACCTTCGTAGGCTAACGGCTCTTTGGGATGAATAGAAGAGAAAATGGAATAATATTCAGAAGACTAGATCAAAACagaattttaaatctttctgtacTGCAGGTGAAAAGTACTAATTATGTCTGTTGTGCCTAGGTGGTGACCACACGATAACATATCCCATATTGCAGACAATGGCAGAAAAGTAAGTCTTGTTTTGTCTTGTTATTGCTCATTTTGATGATAATTGCTGCATTCAACTAAAGGTGAGAGGCTGTTTATCCAAACTGTCTTGCAACTGTCCTGGGAGAGCTTAATGAGACGGTATGGAGGTCTCATTGCCTGAAAGTGTGCCACTTGGTCACTTgaatgggttggggtgggggaggctATAAACATGTTCCATATGGTGCTGGTGTGTCGAGTTGCAAATTTTGATTACCAGCAAAATCTACCCTTTTTAAAGTAAATTCTTACAGAAGATACAGCTGAATTTTCAACATCATTTTGCCCTTGAATTTTGCCCCCTCTCCTTTCCTGAATGCTGTAAGTCAGAGTCATTgtgatctacagcacagaaaaaaatggCCCTTTGGCTCATTGCGTCCATGCTGGCCAAAATCAatgacctaactattctaatcccattttccggCACTTAGCCcgtagccttgtatgccttgacatTGCATCTGCACATCTGAATACTTAAATGTTCTGTGGCTTTCTGCTTCGTGACCCTTGTAGACAatgagttccaaattcccaccacccTATAGGTGAAAAACAAAAGTCCTCCCACCCCCTCTAAGCCTCCTGtcccttatcttaaatctatggccCGTAGTCATTGAACCCTTCACTAAAGGTTAAGGTTTCTTCCTGTGTACCCTGTCTATGTCCTTCTTAATCATGTCCTTCCTCAGTCTCCtgtgctctgaggaaaacaaccccagcctgatcaatctctcttcataactacaactgtccagtccaggcaacatcttggtaaatctctacatggtctccagtgcaatcacatccttcctgtaatgtggattccagaactgcacacaatgttttatacagtttaaTATAACGTTCCTGTTCTTTAAACTCCATGCCGAGGCTA
The sequence above is a segment of the Stegostoma tigrinum isolate sSteTig4 chromosome 28, sSteTig4.hap1, whole genome shotgun sequence genome. Coding sequences within it:
- the agmat gene encoding agmatinase, mitochondrial isoform X2, which codes for MEWVLLRCLPSLLRPEYRYAQFLQTVSRCSSSSSRFNVPPSAAEIARPVGICSMMRLPTQDSSQGLDAAFVGVPLDIGTSNRPGARFGPRHIRAESAMVRAYNGGTRAAPFESLMVADIGDINVNLYDLKDSCRMIRKAFKKIVSTGCIPLTLGGDHTITYPILQTMAEKYGPLGLVHVDAHADTSDIVLGEKICHGTPFRRCVEEGLLDCKRVIQIGLRGSTYEPDGYLWSKEQGFRVVTGEDCWLRSLVPLMKEVRQQMGNGPVYISFDIDGLDPAFAPGTGTPEIAGLQPSQALEIIRGCRGMKVIGCDLVEVSPIYDTSVCIFQVTQL